In Capillimicrobium parvum, a genomic segment contains:
- a CDS encoding aromatic-ring-hydroxylating dioxygenase subunit beta gives MSASLQEQALRPTAVSRAQVEDLLYDEAALLDAWRMDEWLELWTDDAQYIVPTNDNPDADPDHDLMYINHDLRLLSGLVVRLKSVHAHREYPWSSTRHFVSNVRVLGEDADGDIHVDAAFQVWRFRNKDQDCFVGRYAYRLRGGPTGLRLRSKRVSMDAWRLAPMGAISIVL, from the coding sequence ATGAGCGCGAGCCTTCAGGAGCAAGCGTTGCGCCCCACTGCGGTGAGTCGCGCGCAGGTCGAGGATCTCCTGTACGACGAGGCCGCGCTCCTCGATGCGTGGCGCATGGACGAGTGGCTCGAGCTCTGGACCGACGATGCTCAGTACATCGTCCCCACGAACGACAACCCCGATGCCGACCCGGACCACGACCTGATGTACATCAATCACGATCTGCGGCTCTTGTCGGGGCTCGTCGTCCGGCTCAAGAGCGTGCATGCTCACCGTGAGTACCCGTGGTCGAGTACCAGGCACTTCGTCTCGAACGTCAGAGTGTTGGGCGAAGACGCCGACGGAGACATCCACGTGGACGCCGCGTTCCAGGTCTGGCGCTTCCGCAACAAGGACCAGGACTGCTTTGTCGGGCGCTACGCCTACCGTCTCCGCGGGGGGCCCACCGGGCTGCGTCTTCGATCGAAGCGGGTGAGCATGGACGCATGGAGGCTTGCGCCGATGGGAGCGATCAGCATCGTGTTGTGA
- a CDS encoding LLM class flavin-dependent oxidoreductase, whose amino-acid sequence MSEEVHSATTEAIVKREQNSMFWNDHFKLGLFPPNVSGGMTSTAAPERWQATWEQNLKLAQAADRAGLDFLLPASRWIGYGGETGFQRSVLETIPWASAVLACTERITAFSTVYAPLFHPILAAMQMATIDQIGYGRFGLNVVCGWRPDEFEMFGTERDWHASRYDRAAEWIELVRGVWTNEDPFDYIGDHYRAIGAQGHPKPYGGTQPIVMNAGYSEAGRRFAAKHADFFFTNVFNLDDRAARELGAFRELAAANGRPDTTICLTAMIVSRDTRAEAEEYLDHYTRRHADPGAVELIIERMEVNVPAGREAQWRERIAASSGLGLIIGSHDEVAEQLAAFAAAGYGGAAVGLVNYLDELSVVSDEIIPRLEARGVRQPTT is encoded by the coding sequence TTGTCCGAAGAAGTGCACAGTGCCACCACGGAGGCGATCGTGAAGCGAGAGCAAAACTCGATGTTCTGGAACGACCACTTCAAGCTCGGGCTCTTTCCCCCGAACGTCTCAGGGGGCATGACGTCGACCGCTGCACCTGAGCGCTGGCAGGCCACGTGGGAACAGAACCTCAAGCTGGCGCAGGCCGCCGACCGGGCCGGGCTGGATTTCCTCCTTCCAGCCTCGCGGTGGATCGGCTATGGAGGAGAGACCGGCTTCCAGCGTTCGGTTCTGGAGACCATTCCTTGGGCGAGCGCGGTCCTTGCCTGCACGGAGCGCATCACTGCCTTCAGCACCGTGTACGCGCCTCTGTTTCATCCAATTCTCGCCGCGATGCAGATGGCGACGATCGACCAGATCGGCTACGGCAGGTTCGGCCTCAACGTGGTCTGTGGCTGGCGGCCGGACGAGTTCGAGATGTTCGGAACCGAGCGCGACTGGCACGCCTCTCGGTACGATCGCGCGGCCGAGTGGATTGAGCTCGTACGCGGTGTGTGGACCAACGAGGACCCGTTCGACTACATCGGGGATCACTACAGAGCGATTGGTGCCCAAGGACATCCCAAGCCCTACGGCGGGACGCAACCGATCGTCATGAACGCCGGGTACTCAGAAGCCGGCAGACGGTTCGCGGCCAAGCACGCCGACTTCTTCTTCACCAACGTTTTCAACCTCGATGACCGGGCGGCGCGCGAGCTAGGGGCGTTTCGCGAACTTGCCGCGGCGAACGGCCGCCCGGACACCACGATCTGCCTCACCGCGATGATCGTCAGTCGCGATACGCGCGCGGAAGCCGAGGAGTACCTCGACCACTACACGCGACGCCACGCGGACCCCGGCGCAGTTGAGCTGATCATCGAACGAATGGAAGTCAACGTGCCCGCCGGCCGCGAGGCACAATGGCGGGAGCGGATCGCGGCCAGTTCTGGGCTCGGCCTGATCATCGGAAGTCACGACGAAGTGGCCGAGCAGCTCGCCGCCTTCGCTGCGGCGGGCTACGGCGGGGCGGCAGTCGGCCTGGTCAACTACCTCGACGAGCTGAGCGTCGTGTCCGACGAGATCATCCCTCGGCTCGAGGCGCGCGGAGTGCGCCAGCCGACAACCTAG
- a CDS encoding ATP-binding protein: METATDSFPGGIHFVDIEGVGERPILERQVLDALRAEGSGGRERRAGSLAVLLVLDGCETMTDDARELVAELADRHPHLHVLAVGRTAAILGRGTTVTVPALSLPGELGTLSIGCATQSEAVRLFIDRARAVRAEFEMTTSNCATIVDLCRAVDGLPAAIELTASWVRTLSLDETLRRVLRDPGSLCRRRSAVSDRLRGLAPRSFELCTDEERQLWAGLSVFQGAFDLAAAEAVCGAVCVPANVLLDVLAALVDHSVVVADVDDSEPRFRLPWAMRQFGAEALGGNGNFDQLRDAHAAWYATVLASGAHNWLGPRQWSWSRRLHMDQANVVAAIDYRASRSDTIDDALKMASDLLLYWLTSGDVGDGRDVLCNALQAAPAGHRSPALTRALLTAGYLHIVQGHLRDAEALIAAAHDATDAMLPLEAAFHLHVQGMLELARGRPDEASISLEQALSTYASVDEVRARTLWLDALGFATVLAATRGDFDAVRRYEAKGLANSAQHQDELLRGYIDYGAALAMFVQGDISEAAQRARGTIRDTRDELLTAHCLELLVWCSARKRDTRRAAILLGAVDRRWHRLGGRLSGLEAALPFRRDADERCRAALGEGAFATAYDSGAGMSREEIWEHLAAAASGGAQVAGNDDPLTRREREVAALIAQGMTNREIADSLMISPRTAESHVDHIMSKLNVTNRVQIAAWWVSRADATRV; encoded by the coding sequence GTGGAGACGGCGACGGATTCGTTTCCCGGCGGTATCCATTTCGTCGACATCGAGGGTGTCGGCGAGCGGCCCATTTTGGAGCGCCAAGTGCTCGATGCGTTGCGCGCTGAGGGGTCGGGCGGGCGCGAGAGGCGAGCGGGATCTCTGGCGGTGCTGCTGGTGCTCGACGGGTGCGAAACCATGACCGACGACGCGCGGGAACTCGTCGCCGAGCTGGCGGATCGGCACCCACACCTGCACGTGCTGGCCGTTGGTCGCACGGCTGCGATCCTCGGTCGCGGAACGACCGTGACGGTGCCGGCGTTGTCTCTTCCCGGAGAGCTCGGCACGCTCAGCATCGGGTGCGCGACACAGTCCGAAGCGGTGCGGTTGTTCATCGATCGCGCTCGCGCAGTGCGCGCGGAGTTCGAGATGACGACCTCGAACTGCGCGACGATCGTCGATTTGTGTCGAGCCGTCGATGGGCTCCCAGCCGCGATTGAGTTGACCGCCTCGTGGGTCCGGACGCTCTCGCTCGACGAGACCTTGAGGAGAGTCCTACGAGATCCCGGCTCGCTTTGCCGGCGACGCTCCGCCGTGTCGGATCGGTTGCGCGGCTTGGCGCCGCGCAGCTTCGAGCTGTGCACCGACGAGGAGCGTCAACTGTGGGCGGGGCTGTCGGTGTTCCAGGGAGCATTTGACCTGGCCGCCGCTGAGGCGGTATGCGGTGCCGTCTGCGTTCCGGCGAACGTGCTGCTCGACGTTCTGGCGGCGCTGGTCGACCACTCGGTCGTCGTGGCCGACGTCGACGATTCAGAACCGCGGTTCCGTCTTCCCTGGGCGATGCGCCAGTTCGGCGCGGAGGCCTTGGGCGGGAACGGGAACTTCGACCAGCTCCGAGACGCCCACGCAGCGTGGTACGCGACGGTTCTGGCATCGGGGGCACACAACTGGCTGGGGCCCCGCCAGTGGTCGTGGAGCCGTCGTCTGCATATGGATCAGGCAAACGTGGTGGCGGCGATCGATTACCGGGCGTCTCGTAGCGACACCATCGACGACGCCCTCAAGATGGCCAGCGATCTGTTGCTCTACTGGCTCACCAGCGGCGACGTGGGAGACGGACGAGACGTGTTGTGCAACGCACTGCAGGCCGCACCCGCGGGCCACAGATCACCGGCGCTGACCCGAGCGCTCCTCACCGCGGGCTACCTGCACATCGTCCAGGGGCACCTTCGGGATGCGGAAGCGCTGATCGCCGCGGCACACGATGCCACCGACGCGATGCTCCCGCTCGAAGCGGCGTTTCACCTGCACGTCCAAGGGATGCTCGAACTCGCGCGGGGACGACCCGACGAGGCATCAATCTCCCTGGAGCAGGCGCTGTCCACGTACGCGAGCGTCGATGAGGTCCGTGCACGGACGCTTTGGCTTGACGCGCTCGGGTTCGCCACGGTGCTCGCCGCCACACGCGGCGACTTCGACGCGGTGCGCCGCTACGAGGCGAAGGGCCTTGCCAACAGCGCTCAGCACCAGGACGAACTCCTGCGCGGGTACATCGACTACGGAGCAGCGCTCGCGATGTTCGTCCAAGGCGACATCTCGGAGGCTGCACAGCGCGCGAGGGGGACGATCCGAGACACCCGCGACGAACTGCTCACCGCGCACTGCCTGGAGCTTCTCGTGTGGTGCTCCGCTCGAAAACGCGACACGCGTCGAGCGGCCATCCTTCTGGGCGCGGTCGATCGTCGCTGGCATCGGCTGGGCGGTCGCCTGTCAGGTTTGGAGGCGGCCCTGCCCTTTCGGCGCGACGCGGACGAGCGCTGTCGCGCGGCGCTCGGAGAGGGCGCGTTCGCGACGGCGTACGACTCGGGCGCCGGGATGTCTCGCGAGGAGATATGGGAGCACCTAGCAGCCGCGGCATCCGGGGGAGCGCAGGTCGCGGGGAACGACGACCCGCTAACGCGCCGCGAACGCGAGGTGGCCGCGCTCATCGCACAGGGGATGACCAACCGAGAGATTGCCGACTCCCTCATGATCAGTCCCCGCACCGCAGAGAGCCACGTGGACCACATCATGAGCAAGCTGAACGTGACGAACCGGGTGCAGATCGCCGCTTGGTGGGTGTCACGGGCGGATGCCACCCGCGTCTGA
- a CDS encoding sugar ABC transporter substrate-binding protein codes for MSKWVTLPASAMVVAALAGCGSSGSDGTSTTGRTTASTATGNGEKIAYASPVAAQPGQQEIAGGIEAAAQELGWTATVMDANLSADKQVANIDTAITQGTAAIASWTLDPGAAAGAYTRALSQGIPIIGMNSEGEGVTATVWWEYIRCEPGGPWDQTAELIADMRPGARVVQMSGPPAPSVIAETKCFAAAAKEHGLDVVETANNTADTAESALRMTQDLLTKHPKIDAIWAYNDQSALGVSAALVSAGQTVATVTKNDGVIVTGTNGDADAIDAIREERLTGTWDPNNFATGLAAVKQMQTALQRGAHGTYPPLTVKATFWTDENIDEYKPSDERGYALDDLPLVDGAG; via the coding sequence ATGAGCAAATGGGTGACGCTGCCGGCGTCAGCGATGGTCGTCGCAGCTCTCGCCGGCTGCGGAAGCAGCGGTTCGGACGGGACGTCCACCACTGGCCGCACCACGGCGAGCACCGCGACGGGCAACGGCGAGAAGATCGCGTACGCAAGCCCGGTGGCCGCCCAGCCCGGCCAGCAGGAGATCGCCGGCGGCATCGAAGCCGCTGCCCAGGAGCTGGGCTGGACTGCGACGGTGATGGATGCGAACCTGTCCGCCGACAAGCAGGTCGCAAACATCGACACCGCGATCACCCAGGGAACCGCAGCAATCGCGTCGTGGACGCTGGATCCCGGTGCCGCCGCCGGCGCGTACACTCGCGCACTCTCTCAAGGCATTCCCATCATCGGAATGAACTCCGAGGGCGAGGGGGTCACGGCGACCGTCTGGTGGGAGTACATTCGCTGCGAGCCAGGCGGCCCGTGGGATCAAACCGCCGAACTCATCGCCGACATGCGCCCCGGCGCCAGGGTCGTCCAGATGAGCGGGCCGCCCGCTCCGTCGGTCATCGCCGAAACGAAGTGCTTCGCCGCAGCGGCGAAGGAGCATGGCCTGGACGTCGTCGAGACCGCCAACAACACAGCTGACACGGCCGAGTCCGCTCTGCGGATGACGCAGGATCTCCTGACCAAGCATCCGAAGATCGATGCCATCTGGGCCTACAACGACCAGTCAGCCCTCGGTGTCTCAGCGGCGCTCGTCAGCGCCGGGCAGACCGTCGCGACAGTCACCAAGAACGACGGCGTCATCGTCACGGGTACCAACGGCGACGCCGACGCGATCGACGCGATCAGGGAGGAGCGCCTGACGGGCACGTGGGATCCGAACAACTTCGCCACCGGTCTCGCCGCGGTGAAGCAGATGCAGACGGCCTTGCAAAGGGGAGCTCACGGTACCTACCCACCGCTCACGGTGAAAGCGACGTTCTGGACCGACGAGAACATCGACGAATACAAGCCGAGCGACGAGCGGGGGTACGCGTTGGATGATCTGCCGCTGGTGGACGGCGCTGGCTGA
- a CDS encoding N,N-dimethylformamidase beta subunit family domain-containing protein, whose protein sequence is MKVVGYSDLLGVKQGSRIRFMVSADGEYEARLVRPSHSAKLREELDAPFNGRYQGREQSIPAGSHIRFARPVPRPAEFRMSAWVLPTAPGRGALQGLMTWGSDDGLFLNDRGEPELRIGGARLATGTPLRRGEWYRLECGLQGGRAFVVQTPRRWDGEARAEAERAPSDVKSPFRIGHQFDGKIESPQIDGVAAWDFSVGITTLRVHDTSPRQLHGELMQMPMRAVTGHNWTGRELDFRRVPQEYAAIHFHHDDLADCGWHSDFSFDVPTDLPCGMYAVRLRCEDGEDHLPFFVTPPEGRVNASVAFLAPTFSYLAYSDEFFGIGQPQPEPRRSPFMYLSTSDDHYAWESVPPLPPDERARILASAGPEDRWALENGLLSSYDNHRDGTGNCFVSRLRPLVNMRPYYEAWELRGPHQLSADLHVLDWLGTTGRAHDVITDDDLHTEGLDLLSRYRVVVSGTHPEYWSGDMLDALEAWLQAGGRFMYLGGNGLYWVTTPHPAAPHVLEIRRTNAGTRAWESAPGECHHQGTGEPAGLWRYRGRAPQSLVGVGMTAHGVEESRPFVQEPRSGDDRGSWIFDGIAADEEIGGFGALLGGAGGYELDRIDYELGTPPHAMHLATATGFSDIYQGVVEEVFMANSRQGGTVDPRVRADLVYFETPNQGAVFSTGSICWGTSLTHDDCDNNVSRLTGNVLDRFAADDA, encoded by the coding sequence ATGAAGGTCGTCGGCTACAGCGACCTGCTCGGCGTCAAGCAGGGAAGCCGGATCCGGTTCATGGTGAGTGCGGATGGGGAGTACGAAGCGCGGCTGGTGCGACCGTCGCACTCGGCGAAGCTCCGCGAAGAACTCGATGCACCCTTCAACGGGCGATACCAAGGACGGGAGCAGAGCATCCCCGCCGGCTCGCACATTCGCTTCGCGCGACCGGTCCCGCGGCCGGCCGAGTTTCGGATGTCCGCGTGGGTGCTCCCCACCGCTCCGGGTCGAGGCGCCCTTCAGGGGCTGATGACCTGGGGCTCGGATGACGGCTTGTTCCTCAACGATCGCGGCGAACCGGAGCTGCGGATCGGCGGCGCGCGTCTGGCGACCGGGACGCCGCTCCGGCGCGGCGAGTGGTATCGGCTGGAGTGCGGACTGCAGGGCGGCCGCGCGTTCGTCGTCCAGACACCCAGGCGCTGGGACGGCGAAGCGCGAGCGGAGGCCGAACGCGCACCTTCCGACGTGAAGTCGCCCTTCCGGATCGGCCACCAGTTCGACGGCAAGATCGAGTCACCGCAGATCGACGGCGTCGCGGCCTGGGACTTCTCGGTCGGCATCACAACGCTGCGTGTGCACGACACCTCGCCGCGCCAGCTCCACGGGGAGCTGATGCAGATGCCGATGCGCGCCGTGACCGGGCACAACTGGACCGGACGAGAGCTCGACTTCCGGCGGGTGCCACAGGAGTACGCGGCGATCCACTTCCACCACGACGATCTCGCCGACTGCGGGTGGCACAGCGACTTCTCGTTCGATGTCCCGACGGACCTGCCTTGCGGCATGTACGCGGTCCGTCTGCGTTGCGAGGACGGCGAGGACCATCTGCCGTTTTTCGTCACTCCGCCCGAAGGGCGGGTGAACGCTTCGGTGGCGTTTCTGGCACCGACGTTCAGCTACCTGGCGTACTCTGACGAGTTCTTCGGCATCGGCCAACCGCAGCCCGAACCACGGCGTTCGCCGTTCATGTATCTGTCGACTTCCGACGATCACTACGCATGGGAGAGCGTGCCGCCCCTGCCCCCGGACGAGCGAGCGCGGATCCTCGCATCCGCCGGCCCGGAGGACCGGTGGGCCTTGGAGAACGGGCTGCTCAGCAGCTATGACAATCACCGCGACGGGACGGGCAACTGCTTCGTGTCGCGGCTGCGGCCGCTCGTGAACATGCGCCCGTACTACGAGGCGTGGGAGCTCCGTGGTCCGCATCAGCTGAGTGCCGATCTCCACGTCCTCGACTGGTTGGGCACGACCGGTCGCGCGCATGACGTGATCACCGACGACGACCTCCATACCGAAGGCCTGGACCTGCTTTCGCGCTATCGGGTCGTCGTGTCGGGCACGCACCCGGAGTATTGGAGCGGCGACATGCTCGACGCGCTCGAGGCGTGGCTCCAGGCCGGCGGACGGTTCATGTACCTGGGCGGCAACGGCCTCTACTGGGTCACGACGCCCCATCCCGCGGCCCCGCACGTCTTGGAGATTCGCCGGACGAATGCGGGCACCCGGGCATGGGAGTCGGCGCCAGGCGAGTGCCACCACCAGGGCACCGGCGAGCCGGCGGGGCTGTGGCGGTATCGCGGACGGGCCCCGCAGAGTCTCGTCGGGGTGGGGATGACCGCGCACGGAGTCGAGGAATCGCGACCGTTCGTACAGGAGCCACGTAGTGGAGACGATCGTGGCTCGTGGATCTTCGACGGCATCGCAGCCGATGAGGAGATCGGTGGGTTCGGCGCGCTCCTCGGCGGTGCCGGCGGGTACGAGCTCGATCGCATCGACTACGAGCTCGGTACCCCGCCGCACGCAATGCACCTCGCGACAGCGACCGGCTTCTCCGACATCTACCAGGGTGTCGTGGAGGAGGTCTTCATGGCGAACTCACGCCAGGGCGGCACGGTCGACCCGCGCGTCCGAGCCGACCTCGTCTACTTCGAGACGCCCAACCAGGGTGCGGTGTTCAGCACGGGCTCGATCTGCTGGGGCACGAGCCTCACGCATGACGATTGCGACAACAACGTCTCGAGGCTCACAGGCAACGTCCTCGACCGCTTTGCCGCCGACGACGCGTGA
- a CDS encoding aromatic ring-hydroxylating oxygenase subunit alpha, whose translation MASVIDHPGYFTSLPRDYYLSEEIFEAELDLVFARQWLHVGHVSQIPQPGDFFACSVGPESLLIVRDADGEVRSFFNVCRHRGAQLCESGTVGHRKAFVCPYHRWSYGLDGRLLGTPGSRDGVDFDFADWGLHEARCSTYYGSIYVYLGEDASQAPAFRDVVVPLVDEEQLGRVQPDRVKLAHQVRYEVRANWKLVLENNCECYHCAGAHPSLGVSCDYAGFFAPRDSDLEAFNAEKGYFPLRQGMQTFSMDGRWVSRKPLGTGFETGFSAGFILVPMFAASVYFADHGVHLDVFPIDKDTTHIVCQWYVHEDAIEGQDYEIDTLIGVFDVTNREDVALAELTQRGVRSRRFVPGPNSPTRESFVKGALSQYLALMGRQID comes from the coding sequence ATGGCATCGGTCATCGACCATCCTGGCTATTTCACGAGTCTCCCTCGCGACTACTACCTCAGCGAGGAGATCTTCGAGGCTGAGCTCGACCTTGTTTTCGCGCGGCAGTGGCTCCATGTGGGGCACGTCAGCCAGATCCCTCAGCCCGGCGACTTCTTCGCTTGTTCGGTCGGACCCGAAAGCCTGCTGATCGTTCGTGACGCCGACGGCGAGGTGCGGTCGTTCTTCAACGTCTGCCGTCATCGAGGAGCCCAACTCTGCGAGAGCGGGACAGTCGGACATCGGAAGGCGTTCGTGTGCCCGTACCACCGCTGGAGCTACGGCCTCGACGGCCGGCTGCTCGGCACGCCGGGTTCGCGGGACGGCGTGGATTTCGACTTCGCCGACTGGGGCCTCCACGAGGCGCGGTGCTCGACCTACTATGGGTCGATCTACGTCTATCTCGGCGAGGACGCCTCTCAGGCGCCGGCGTTCCGAGACGTCGTAGTGCCCTTGGTCGACGAGGAGCAGCTCGGCCGCGTCCAACCGGACCGAGTCAAGCTGGCGCACCAGGTGAGATACGAGGTCCGTGCCAACTGGAAGCTCGTGCTCGAGAACAACTGCGAGTGCTACCACTGCGCCGGGGCTCACCCATCGTTGGGGGTGTCCTGCGACTACGCCGGTTTCTTCGCGCCGCGCGACAGCGATCTCGAAGCCTTCAATGCCGAGAAGGGCTACTTTCCGCTGCGCCAGGGGATGCAGACCTTCTCGATGGACGGCCGCTGGGTGTCGCGAAAGCCGCTGGGCACGGGGTTCGAGACGGGGTTCAGCGCGGGCTTCATCCTCGTCCCGATGTTCGCCGCATCGGTCTACTTCGCCGATCACGGCGTGCATCTCGACGTGTTCCCCATCGACAAGGATACGACGCACATCGTCTGCCAGTGGTACGTGCACGAGGACGCCATCGAAGGGCAGGACTACGAGATCGACACATTGATCGGGGTGTTCGACGTCACCAACCGCGAGGACGTGGCGCTCGCCGAGCTCACCCAGCGCGGTGTGCGCTCCCGACGCTTCGTGCCTGGACCGAACAGTCCGACCCGCGAGAGTTTCGTCAAGGGCGCGCTGTCGCAGTACCTGGCGTTGATGGGACGACAGATCGACTGA
- a CDS encoding aromatic ring-hydroxylating oxygenase subunit alpha: MRRETHDLAELIDDRPNDEHFAYHRSALTSEDIHRLELEHIFMRTWLYLGHESEVPEPGDFVRRSVAGQPLFMVRSRTTGHVRVFANTCTHRGATICRRDRGNAKAFQCFYHAWTFNTDGNLVGVPDESAYGGAWDKDAMGLRPPARAESYRGFVFVSFSHDVPELRDHLAGARACLDDLMDASAEAVAVLSSDRSDAADSGGKSWTGPLTVLRGTHQYGIKANWKLLVENSFDGYHLAPTHHTYFQFLKDQDVHTEPSVGSCRQLGNGHAVLEYTGSWGRPVAKWSPAFGEDSHGQLDAMRDRLIATLGDRGHRMAELNRNLFIYPNLFVMDNNALALRVIQPTGVGYMDVAQYELAPRDEDAGVRRVRLESYVTFAGPGGLATPDDVEALESCQAGADSAVVEWNVLSRAFHDDRMTGEAQLREFWRRWQSDLMASELAEAQI, translated from the coding sequence ATGAGGCGGGAGACCCATGATCTCGCTGAGCTGATCGACGACCGGCCGAACGACGAGCATTTCGCCTATCACCGATCGGCGTTGACGTCTGAGGACATCCACCGACTGGAGCTCGAGCACATCTTCATGCGGACCTGGCTGTATCTCGGCCACGAGTCCGAGGTGCCCGAACCCGGCGACTTCGTCCGGCGCAGCGTCGCCGGACAGCCGCTGTTCATGGTCCGTAGCCGCACAACAGGTCACGTACGTGTCTTCGCCAACACGTGCACCCATCGCGGCGCGACCATCTGTCGCCGCGACCGCGGCAACGCAAAGGCCTTTCAGTGCTTCTACCACGCTTGGACGTTCAATACGGACGGCAACCTGGTCGGGGTTCCGGACGAGAGCGCCTACGGCGGAGCCTGGGACAAGGACGCCATGGGTCTCCGCCCGCCCGCGCGAGCGGAGTCGTATCGCGGGTTCGTCTTCGTGAGCTTCTCGCATGACGTTCCGGAGCTCCGCGATCACCTTGCCGGCGCGCGTGCGTGCCTCGACGACCTCATGGACGCGTCGGCAGAAGCCGTCGCTGTCCTGTCGAGCGATCGAAGTGACGCAGCCGACAGCGGAGGGAAGTCCTGGACGGGCCCGCTCACGGTGCTTCGCGGGACGCATCAGTACGGGATCAAGGCGAACTGGAAGCTTCTGGTCGAGAACAGCTTCGACGGCTACCACCTGGCGCCGACGCACCACACCTACTTCCAGTTCCTGAAGGACCAGGACGTGCACACGGAACCGAGCGTCGGATCCTGCCGACAGCTGGGCAACGGTCACGCGGTGCTCGAGTACACGGGCTCCTGGGGCCGGCCCGTCGCCAAGTGGAGCCCCGCGTTCGGCGAGGACTCTCATGGCCAACTGGACGCGATGCGGGACCGACTGATCGCCACGCTCGGCGATCGTGGACATCGCATGGCCGAGCTCAACCGGAACCTGTTCATCTATCCGAACCTTTTCGTCATGGACAACAACGCGCTGGCGCTACGGGTGATCCAGCCCACCGGGGTCGGCTACATGGACGTCGCGCAGTACGAACTCGCGCCTCGCGACGAGGATGCAGGCGTGCGCCGCGTGCGCCTCGAGAGCTACGTCACGTTCGCCGGCCCGGGAGGTCTTGCCACCCCTGACGATGTCGAGGCGCTCGAGTCCTGCCAGGCCGGTGCGGACTCAGCTGTCGTTGAGTGGAACGTCCTCTCGCGCGCGTTTCACGACGATCGAATGACCGGCGAGGCCCAATTGCGGGAATTCTGGCGTAGATGGCAGTCCGATCTCATGGCATCCGAGCTGGCGGAGGCACAGATATGA
- a CDS encoding aminotransferase class III-fold pyridoxal phosphate-dependent enzyme has protein sequence MPAGMVGVNVGVAVALRNMEIFARDGILENVRTLEPHLSERLATLRELPIVGDVRGAGFFWAMELVKDDAGARFDKTERDRLLRGYLPGRLLDAGLIAGTDDRGDAVLQIAPPLISDRPLLDDIVARLADVLADAGAHMGVGAKAAVA, from the coding sequence GTGCCGGCCGGGATGGTCGGCGTGAACGTCGGCGTCGCGGTCGCCCTGCGCAACATGGAGATCTTCGCGCGCGACGGGATCCTCGAGAACGTGCGCACGCTCGAGCCGCACCTATCCGAGCGGCTCGCGACGCTGCGCGAGCTGCCGATCGTCGGCGACGTGCGCGGGGCCGGGTTCTTCTGGGCGATGGAGCTCGTCAAGGACGACGCGGGCGCCCGCTTCGACAAGACCGAGCGCGACCGCCTGCTGCGCGGCTACCTCCCCGGCCGCCTGCTCGACGCCGGGCTCATCGCCGGCACCGACGACCGCGGCGACGCCGTCCTGCAGATCGCCCCGCCGCTCATCAGCGACCGCCCGCTGCTCGACGACATCGTCGCCCGCCTCGCGGACGTGCTGGCCGACGCCGGCGCCCACATGGGCGTCGGCGCGAAGGCGGCGGTGGCATAG